The region ACAATTTCTTGATATGTAGCAAGCATTTCTTCATTTCTGAAGTACTTTGAGCAATATTCATGTGGGTCTTGGTGCTTCTCATAGCATACAGCTGTAGCATGTTTACAAGGAAGCATATCTATTTGAAATTTGTTGCATGTGCAAGTCCTTTCCTTCATGTTAACTGTATAAGTGTCTTCCAATTCAACTACACTGAAAATGAATTCATCTGTTGTCCCATCCACCTGATAACCAGAATATAATGTTCATATTAGAATAATAATATGTGTTATGATAAGTGAATGATAGGTtaatgatactcatatgataatgtaaaatatattttatttgattcatcTGATAATCTGAATATAGGATTCAATATAGTATCATGATTTTTATGATATCAGTATGACAACATGTGTGTATGATAACTGAATGATAATTAATGACAGTTTGATGATGatgcaaaatataaataatgatgaTATAATCAGATTAATaagtcaaaaaaataaagatttacCTTGAGTTGTAGGGATTCCAAATAATTTTCTCTAAGAAGAGTTTCATATTTAGTAGACAATACTGTGAAAGTTCCTTTTGCAAGATTTTTGTTGTTGCAGCTCCATCTTTGAACAAGGCTTCTTAAGTATTCCATAATCATCGTAACTGGTAATTCTCTTGCTCTGTTAACTGCTGCATTGAATGATTCTGCTGTATTAGATGTCATAATATTGTACCTTTTGTTCAAAGAATGTGAAACTGCCCACTTTTTAAATTCTATCCCCTTGAGATATTctgtaacttttggatttgtgttgctCAGATCTGTCATATGAATATCGAATTCAGTTTTTGTATATGCTCTTGCTGCTGCCACGAAGATATCTTTAAtttctttatgtttttttttgaatttgtacTTCACATTTTGCAGTAAATGATAGATGCAAATGTCATGCTGAACTTTTCCTTCAAACACACTCTCTACTGCCTTTTTGATGCTGTCATGTCTGTCAGAAATTATACACATTTCTTCTCTTATCCCAAAAACAGTTTTGATGTTAGAAAAAAACCAATTCCATGATGCATCATTTTCTGAATCAGTAATTGCAAATGCAAGTGGGAATATTTTTCCTgcaattaagaataaaaaaattaatattatgaaacaatttaagataatgataatgttatgatcatctgatgataatgttatgataatagaaCGATAAACTGTAATATAATGATACAGTTTATGATGATGGAAAAAAAGAGAGTGACAATTATATGATCATTTGATGATAATAGGATTATAcaatttatgataatataatgataaagttaatgataataattttatacaGTTTATGATAATGACAATTATATGATCATCTAATGATAATGGGATGATACAGTTAATGATTATACAATGATACATTTtctgataatgttatgacacaACTaagataatatgatgataaatATAGTATTCTTACCAGCTGCGTTATGAGTTGAAGCTGAAAAAAGAGTACCTCCATATGCACCTTTTAAAAATGTCCCATCAACAATCATAATAGGTATACAGTGACTCCATCCAGTTATTGAAGCTTTCAGTGACATGAATGCATAGAGAAATGTATCATCCACATCtgtttttatatttacaaatgAACCTGGATTTGTTTGCTTTATCATGTGCAAGTATCTTGGCAGTTGAGCAAATGAATTTTCTGGTTTCCCTCTTAAAAGCTCCAGTGCAATTTCTCTACATTTCCATGCCTTCCAGTAATCCAACTTAATGCGATACCCATTTCTCATATCTCTGATTATGTCATTAGGTGTATAAATTGTCTTGATATCCAAAAGATTTGGCTTTATGATTTTGGCTATGGTCTTTGAGCTGACATACTTATTTTCTCCCATTCTTTCTGCCAAAGAACATgtatgaaaattattaaattttcgcACTTGAAACATTTTTGTATGTCCAACTCTTGATGCATAAAAATTCCAATCACAAGAGTCATCGATGCATTTTAGCCGGTACTGTCTTTTGCAGGATTTTATCACCTGTTATTTTATCAGTTACAGATAAGATGAGCATATTATTAGTGTTTGATAATCgtatgataataaaatatatgataagcTGATAATGatatataaaatactttttttaaaaaagattgtgtaaaataaaagtttatttaatatttaccTTGTATTGAAAATGTTCTGATAGTCCATACATACTCATATCTGTTATTAGTGTTTCTTTGTCTATGAATATACCCCCTTCTTCTATTTTCTGATTTGCTTGTATTTTTCCAACATTAATTTCTTCAACATCTTCTTCTTGAAGATTATCTTGAAGGTCGCAAAGAAGATTGGCATATTCAATCATATCCAAATTTGTGTTAGATATTTCCTTTGATACATAGGACTGTTCATGCAGCTGTGATATGTTGTCTTCATAAACCAGGCTTGaacttttttctttatttgcagctgatgatgatgatgattccAGTAACCTGTTATATTCTGCCTCattaaaaataacacaaattggatattttgtgaaattattttccttcttctttaattccatataaaatctgAGACTTGCATCATCTCTAATTTTTATTGGAGGATAATCTTCACTTATTAGATATTGTATATCTAACTGAATTATACTTTCTTGTAGTTGCAATCGTTGATAGATTGTTTCAGTAAAATCTTTGAAAGTGCAGTCTGTTTCCAACAAAAGTCCCAATATCATGAAGTCAATATACTTTCCAGCTTCAGTCCATTTTCCATTATATTGCATTATCACTTGAATATTGTCCATTTCTGCAATTATAAATAGATAAGATAAGTAACATGTTGTGATAatgagttgataacatgttgtgATAatgagttgataacatgttgtgATAatgagttgataacatgttAATACCTATCAAGACagtgataatgagatgataacatGTTGTGATAATTAGTTGATAACATATTAATACCTATCTACACAGTGCTTTGTTATCATGAGAGTATACTTTTGTATGAAACGTATCAACTCATTATCactatcattatattatcaacGCATTATCATTTTATCAACACAGTGATAATGAGCTGATAACATGTTGTGATAATGAGTTGATAACATATCGATACCTTTATCAACGCATTATCATTTTATCAACACAGCGATAATGAGTTGATAACATGTGGTGATAATGAGTTGATAACATATTAATAACTATCTACACAGTGATAACGAGTTGATAACATGTGGTGATAatgagttgataacatgttgtgATAatgagttgataacatgttAATACCTATCAAGACAgagataatgagatgataacatGTTGTGATAATGAGTTGATAACATATTAATACCTATCTACACAGTGCTTTGTTATCATGAGAGTATACTTTTGTATGAAACGTATCAACTCATTATCactatcattatattatcaacGCATTATCATTTTATCAACACAGTGATAATGAGCTGATAACATGTTGTGATAATGAGTTGATAACATATCGATACCTTTATCAACGCATTATCATTTTATCAACACAGTGATAATGAGTTGATAACATGTGGTGATAATGAGTTGATAACATGTGGTGATAATGAGTTGATAACATATTAATAACTATCTACACAGTGATAACGAGTTGATAACATGTGGTGATAATGAGTTGATAACATATTAATACCTTTATCAACTCATTATCATTTTATCAAGACAGTGATAACGAGTTGATAACACGTTGACATATAATGTGTTGATAACATATTAATACCTATCTACACAGTGATATtgagttgataacatgttgtgATAATGAGTTGATAACATGTCGATAcctttcatttaaaatttaggaGTGCTCTGTTATCATGAGAGTATACTTTTATATGAAAGGTATCAACTCATTATCACTATGGATGTATTATCAACGCATTATCATTTTATCAACACAGTGATAATGAGCTGATAACATGTGGTGATAATGAGTTGATAACATATTAATACCTATCTATACAGTGATAATGAGTTGATATCATGTTCAAATctatcaacatgttatcaactcatCATCACAACATATACTCTCATGATAACAAAGAACTCCTACTTATACTTGAAATCtacaacatgttatcaactcatTATCACAACATATACTCTCATGATAACAGACTACTTCAACTTATACTTTAAGTctatcaacatgttatcaacttaTTATCACAACAAAATTTTCAATATGTTATCAACTCATTATCAAAATATACTATCATGATAACATAACAGAGAGCTCCGAATTTTTATATATCAACTGATTATCAAAATATACTCTAACAGACTACTCAAACTATACTTGAAATCTATCAACATATCATCAACTGATTATCATACAATTTAATATCACTCGCAGATACGACACAATTCTATGCACATATTCTGACAGTTATCAAAATATCTCAAAAATTAGAAAACAGTTAATTACCTTGAAGAATCTATGATTTTCGAATATATGAATTTTTGATGAAGTTCTACTTATTCTTGAGATTAATAATTGAATACTTCAGCAAAACAGAATCGCGATGAAagaattttaaacaaaatcgCTTTGAAagaattttaaacaaaatcgCGAGCTTGAAGACGAGCTGAAGGAGGAgcttttagagagagaaaattaggTACAGAGAAAAAGAGATCTCGATGTGAGTGAAAGTGTCAGCTGGGAAAATAAATTTCTTATATAGTAGGAGtaaattcataaataataaCATGTGGAGAGTAAAAACTTAAAAACGGAATAATCGTGAtgtatttttttcaacttttccgCGCTGAGGTAATTTATCCTATTATTTTACTAATTTAGGTAAATACCTAATTTTCCCTAAAAAATACAATCAAATAATAACAATCGAAAAGGATTATAAAAAGcccatattaaattaaaaacttattaaaatgataaaattaaaataaattttatttacattaTCTTCTCTAAAGATATTATTGGAAGTTTATAtgcattataaaattattaaaaaaataaaattagaataaataatttttaaaaagtaggAACTCATGATAAGACCATATTATTAGtcatttcaattatataaatatataaattatattgacgagaaaataaaatgaaattacattacttatttttttaacataaatttaattagctatgtaaaattataaatcacatgttatataattaaaaatcaattcatAATTATGAGTGGAAAATTAGATTCATACAACTACAAGTACCTATTCGCACATTATTCCAGGAAATGGAAAATATCAGTATACATAAAAAGATTCTTCTGATGACATGCTACTTATAAGAGAATCAAATTCTTATCTTATAAGATGGAGACTGTAATAGAATCTCCTAGAATCAACGTATGCAAATACAAAATTGAATATTAGAGATGGAATAAGATAAGAGATTGATATagtaacatttttattttatttctttatcaAATTGGCTTAATCGTTGATTATTGTTACCCTttcctttattattattattattattattattattattattataagattattgaaattttatatctttagcgatttaaacttaACACTTAAAAATTAGCATCCACAAACtcaatttaaaaacattcaaaCCACGACATAATTTTTTAGCAGTTTTTAATGAACTGGCTCTGAATTACTGTATGTAACCGAAAATGCTATAAAAATAAGAGATGGATATTGTcaagtttaaaataatatggttaaatagataattaattaaaagaaactttaccaatgagttataactcaaacaGTATAAGCGTTGagcagcaaactgttaggtcgcGGTTTCTATTCTTTCTACAAGTGCTCCCCCTTCCctaattatccaaaaaaaaaagttaagagaaactttaatataaaaataacctGTATCATCAATGCATATGTAGAAATTCAAGGTCTTACATAAGGGTGTGCACTagattttttggtttggttcaaaagtaaaattatcaaaatcgatcggttttttaagaaattaaaaccgaactttgagaaaaaaaatcagttatGGTTCTATTTGGTTTTTGgtttaaccaaaataaaaaaaataataattgtttttaaaaaatttacttataagagatcaaaattaaataacaaaactaaagatcttaaatttaaaaatcaaatctgagtcagattataatattttatgcaTTTTAGAATTTAgataatagtattatttttcGAAAAATTGTAGTAgtaatcttttttaaataaattaataaatttattttttttggttttttaaaacttaaaaccgaaccgaactgaaatatataaaaaattcataGTATTAAAATCGAACCATCcattttcaattcaattcaGTTTGATATTTCGGTGCGGTTCACTTTCTGCACATATCAATTTTATACATGTAGCAGCAAAAGTTGAATTATCTAGACAACAACATTCTATAATTcacaaaggaaaaaaaaaagatatttatcaattatacttgataaaaaattattagattcagaatagtatatatatattaagtgTATGTGGTTGAATTTCATTCATTTACACAGAAACAAAGTTCTCGTCACATCAGAGCACCTAACatctttaattattttcaatctCACGCCTGACGTTTTCCTGCAAATAATTGCACTCTTTCACCATAAATAAtctagccaaatgtttaaaagttcGCCGGTGACCGAACTGAGATGTGCTACCCATTTATAGTTTCATCGGTTCACTCGATTCATCGTCAATTCAAtcaattacataaaaaaaatatacacagTATATAATAGATTATGCATGCATATTTACAATATCAAAAACTTATTCGATAATTACattttaactaataaataaaaaatctaatgattttataatttaatcggtttaatgatttttttattagtatagTTTTTTCAGTTGAAAATtgtaattacataaaaattggAGCGGTTTATATTAAGTTCCTGGTTAGTCCCGGTCACTTCTTAGAACACTGAGCTAGTGGCCATTTAATTCGCCTCCATTAATTTTCATGCCAAACTTTTTCTTTCAAACACAGAAAAGATAAAAGCATTGAATTAAATGgacaaaggatcaatttaccCCTCAACTTGCTCGAAATATCAAAATGGCCCCTATTCACAAAATTGGATCATATACACCCTACAATCTCATCCGCGTTTGATACACTCTCCAtaaaaaaactgtaaaaaattgaaatagtcCTTCTGATTCTTCAAATTAACGCTTGaagattttcaaataaaaaataactcttataattttaaaaattcaaattagtaCTTCTTATACTTTATTATACTCTTTCCAACCCTCAAACTCACCGCCACCGACATCCGCCGAAATCTACTGCCATCTTCGCATCCGCCGCCTTCTAAAAAAAGTGatgctcctcctcgccggagaagAAGTTCTCCTTCTCGCCTGAAAAGGAGCGATCTGCTCTTTTTCAAACGACGATGAATACGAAGGCGATGATTTTCAATGAGTGTCAGAGTCGACggttaatcataattaatttgtattaaattagaattaattaattttaaattaagctCAAGGTCGGAGTGGAGAAAGGAGGGCAGCAGTCGGTATCGATGGTCTGCATGCAGCGGAGACGCAGTTATATTGGATGGGTGAATTAATCCCGTTTTTCATAGTAGGAGGGGTGATATCTCACTCTCTTTGAGTATTTTTGACCAATTTTATAGAAGTGTTAGTTTGTTTGATCCACTCTCACGACCATGAGCTATTTTGGTCTTTCGTATCAAGTACGGGAGGTAAATTGATTCTTTGTTCgttcaaaaataaagaaaaactactagtaacaaataaaaaaactagtATAGATGCAGTTACGCTTATAGTTGTATTGAAATTACGTTTCAGCAGGCAATGAATTTCATGTGTtcgttaaaaaaaatgaatttcatGTCAATATCTTCTGGACTTATATGAAAATGCTTATCATGGTTGAGAAACTTTTAGATAAATTCAGtacaccacgtcatccgtgtaTTGAgccaataatattataatacttTATTAAAATAGGGGTATTCTTGTAACTccgtttattattttttaaaacttttgaataatgatattataagaATACTTTCATTataatgaggtgttataatgTTATTGGCTCAGTTCATGGataacgtggtggactgagtctacctaaaaaattCTCGCTCTCGTTTCTATTTTATGAGTATATACTTTCGGGTGATGaagatttcaatttaaattggcttaatgacttaaaaatttataaatattaatgtgCTTTACtattttaatactaatttttgtttttggcaAATCGGATaccaatttttgaatttttacaatttaaaatattgagCGACTTTTTGTCAAAAAATGCTAATGTGGATACCGGAACAATGCTCGTTCTTGTATCCACGTTGgcattttttgaagaaaaatggtatttaaactaataaaaaaattcatatattaagtcaaaattaaaaactcatattaaaaaatcacactaaaattcataatttttaaaattaagttatttaaatttaaaaatattattttggtttTCGTTGTCGATGTTTTCTATTTAAATCAAGCGAAGTGATATATGTATAAAGATATAGATCACTATATtaagataaaaatgtgaaaacagATAGAAAAAAGTTGCAATTTTTTGAGATCTTATGTTTTAATTGAGTAACATttcttaaacttttaaaaatgattataaaataatgGTGAGACAATATTAAGGTGCAACTAGATTTCGTTTTCATATGAGAGATAAATATTCCACAATCAAGATAAATGTATAATAGACTtacaattttgttttcttttaaatgagtaataatttagatatttggataccaaaaattatttaacccttattaattaatctaaatatttgAAGAATTAATTATATAGGTAGAAAATTTGAAGAACTAATTATATAAGTAGAAAATATAAGTGTTGGCTCTAAAAATTGCtgatatgaaaaataatttttaaaaattaattaaatatataactaaAATTATTCATATCGATATCTATATATttacagtaaaaaaattaatttaaatttaaaaattaataaaatatttaactaaaaatCATTCCACACCAAAACGTCGATATGTTTCACTTTCATAATAAAGTTGTACGCATGTATTTGGACAATGAATTAAAAAAGGAAATTTCACATAGATTCAACATACCCCACAATACCACATTTATTTGTCAAACAAACAACGAATCATTTAAAGGCTGTTATTTTTTCCATCTaacaaaaaaaagataaatatacatatatggacGAAATCCGTCCACATCGATAGAGAACGAAAGATCAATTAattagtaataatagaaaattaaatgaattaacAAGCAAGTAAAGTTATGACAATCATGAACTCTCttcctaaattttaaatttctaaaaacttcaatcaaattaatattaaaaaccaTTGTATAATTTGTCTTCATTAAACTAATTTGCAAGTCTTAAGACATTGGAAAGTTCAAATATTCCTCATCGATGCTAATATCACATTATCAAATTATAGCAAGCAAAGACAATTGAAAACACGGTTCTTATagtttttgggttttttttaaaagttatgattttttataaaacagttaccaaattataaaaattaaaattaaaatattactctataatttttttcataaaacagTTACCTAGTTATTATCTTTTTACTAATAGATTACCAATTTATTAtccaattatatattttttttatccacATTATCAAGATGGTAATCTATTATTTCTCTATAATAGTTCAGTAACCTTTTGTAGATAAATTATAATTCGATAGTTGTTTTACAACTTTTTATAGTTTGGAACTATCTTGTAGCAaccattttataactttttataattcggtaactattttataaagaaaatataattcaacaatcacaaaaatttataacctctaggtttttcaattaatttccaATCAACCTTcaaaacaacattaaaaatgaaaacaatttcagaacacataattttttaaaatttgaaggtCATATGCAACTATTCAAAATTTGAACGAAGCTATGGGAAGGTAAAATAGCTAACTACAATCATGAAAAGTAGCCAGCACATATGTTTAGgtagttttttaaaaactagACCAGACCGGTCAAACCAGTTAAACCAGAAATCAGCCCATGATAGATCCAAACTGTAAAAACACCTGGATCTTTTAATTGAATCAGATTAGACCGAATTGAACCAAATCGGACCggcaaaaaaaacaaatgttgaacaaataaaaaacttgataaccaataaataaaaatcagtttTAGAGAAGTAcacaaaatttataaacccaAACACATTCATATTACTTGTTAATCCTAGTATTCTCTTGATAGGATCTAGATTTCCTTCTGAAAAACTTTTATGTGAAGAGAGGCACCTGAAAGTTTGGCGACTCAGTCATATTAATAGGAACTCAGAAAATAGCTCGAGAGTCTCTGCATTAACTCAAAAGCTTGATAACCAGTTTGAAGACTGAATATTAAGTTGCAAGAGAACAAAATATGCATAGAATATTAAGATAGGCTGGCTGATATCTCCAccaacatatttaaaaataacaaataaaaaaggaaaaacaaaaaaagctaAATAAGACGGTCTTGACACTTGAACAATAAGCCTAACTACACCTAACAGCATGAATTACAAAATAGCTTACCAGATCATAAAACACGAACAGATCAAAAGAACCACATCAGCTTTGTGGAGATGTTTTGGCAACTCCACTCTGTTGAGTAGGCTGAGCTGCTGGAGGATTACCATCACTAGGATATACTGCCGCCGGCTGAGAATAAGCACCACCATAAGAAGCGCTGTAAGGTGGCATCCCCTGACCATAACCTGATTGACCTGCTGGAGTGGAACCATAAGGTGCACCATACCCACCCTGCGAACCTGTTGTACTGTACCCAGATGATGGAGCCCGCTGCGCACCTGAATCTGGTTGAGCATATCCCGATGATGGTGTCTGAGAATGTGGATAACCAGAAGCAGGTTGACCATAAGCTCCATGCGTGCTAGGTGATTGTTGTGTTTGTCCGTAAACTGGGGGAGTAGTTGGAGGTTTCTGTGCTTGAGGGGGTCCATAGTTGGAGGCGTATCCAGGTTGGCTCCCATAACCACTTTGGGAAGTTGGGGGCACAGCATATCCTGGCTGCGTTCCTTGCGTCGGATAACTTGCTGGGTTTGGGCTAGGCTGTCCAGCAGCATAACCTGGCTGACTCGGAGCTTGAGTAGAGTCTCCTTGGGCCCCATATGAGGGAGTGTGCCCCTCTTGAGTCGCATTGGCCACACTACCATAACCTGGAGCAGAGGTATAGCCTTGCTGTTGATCGTAAGTTGGTGCTTGACCATAACCTGATTGAGAATACCCACCATAACCATCCTGACCATAGCCCTGTACATTCTGATTATAACCAGAAGCCTGTGGCTGGCTGTAATTATAGCCACTGTTATCTGCCGGAGCTACAGGACCACCAGTAGTCGGTTGTTGCTGTGAAGAAGCCTGCTGCTGGCTATAATAATCATAACCCTGACTAGTCTGCTGATT is a window of Mercurialis annua linkage group LG2, ddMerAnnu1.2, whole genome shotgun sequence DNA encoding:
- the LOC126668690 gene encoding uncharacterized protein LOC126668690; this encodes MDNIQVIMQYNGKWTEAGKYIDFMILGLLLETDCTFKDFTETIYQRLQLQESIIQLDIQYLISEDYPPIKIRDDASLRFYMELKKKENNFTKYPICVIFNEAEYNRLLESSSSSAANKEKSSSLVYEDNISQLHEQSYVSKEISNTNLDMIEYANLLCDLQDNLQEEDVEEINVGKIQANQKIEEGGIFIDKETLITDMSMYGLSEHFQYKVIKSCKRQYRLKCIDDSCDWNFYASRVGHTKMFQVRKFNNFHTCSLAERMGENKYVSSKTIAKIIKPNLLDIKTIYTPNDIIRDMRNGYRIKLDYWKAWKCREIALELLRGKPENSFAQLPRYLHMIKQTNPGSFVNIKTDVDDTFLYAFMSLKASITGWSHCIPIMIVDGTFLKGAYGGTLFSASTHNAAGKIFPLAFAITDSENDASWNWFFSNIKTVFGIREEMCIISDRHDSIKKAVESVFEGKVQHDICIYHLLQNVKYKFKKKHKEIKDIFVAAARAYTKTEFDIHMTDLSNTNPKVTEYLKGIEFKKWAVSHSLNKRYNIMTSNTAESFNAAVNRARELPVTMIMEYLRSLVQRWSCNNKNLAKGTFTVLSTKYETLLRENYLESLQLKVDGTTDEFIFSVVELEDTYTVNMKERTCTCNKFQIDMLPCKHATAVCYEKHQDPHEYCSKYFRNEEMLATYQEIVYPVGKEDTWDIPSDIEDITVLPPLGRIKAGRPKKRRIKGSVEPKTQNKCNRCGFYGHNRKTCRGIPKKS